One Natrinema sp. DC36 genomic window, TCGAGCTTGTCTGCGCGATCGATGACTGCCTTCAGATCCGTACACTGGGACGCTAGAACAGTCCAATACTACTCGGCTTAGTTGATACGGAACCGGAGGAGCGCTCCAAGGCCCCCGAATGCAGTATCGAACTGAGCACCTCGATCTGTGTCAGTCGACACAACGAGACACTCACCGCCTTGGTCGGTCGTCGCTGCCTCCATCTCACGAATCTCCGCTGGTGGCCGTGCGTCTGAAACGAGAAGGACGTCGACTGCTCCATAGTCGAGGGCGGTTTGCGTTTCATCAGCTCCGTAGGCGACATCTCCACCCTGTCCCAGCGCCACGAAGAATCGATCGAGAGCTTCCCGTTCCCGTCGGCGCTCAGCATCAGACAGTACGTCCTCGGCACGCTCAACGAGCTGCGAGAGACCCTGCTTGGTCGCGTACTCAATCGGATAGACGCCTAGTATGTGGTCCCGCAACTCGTGGTGGAGATAGTCATCCTGCTGGAACTCGTCGACGGTGATCGTCGTCCCGCCGAGGATGACGCCATCGACAGTGGGCTCATCGAGGAACGTCTGCTCGGCAGCGTCGGCGACCTGCTCGAAGAACTCGTGTTTCTGGCGGTCGCGCTCACGTTCGAATCGCTGCGCACTCTGACCGCCAGCACGGGATTTTCCCATCACTTGACTCTCGAAGGTCCGACTGGAAACGATGCGCTCGCCAGCGAGGCGACCAAGGGCGGCACGGCCCCGTTCGAGAACGACCAGACCGTACACCTCTGACGGGGTGAGCGCCTGCTCGACGGGGGCGGTCTCGAATTCAGCCGCACAGCGGTACAGCGAGACGTCGACGGGGACGTCGAGATCGTCGAAGACGGCGTCCTGCAGCTCACCGTCGACGACACCAGCGTAGATGACGAGGCCGCTTGGTGGGGTCTCTTCGTACGCTTGGAGGAGGCGTCGGATGCGTCCGAGAGCGTCCTGGACGTGAGTTCGTGTCTGATCGGATTTGATGTTCGCAGCCTGTGCATATTCGCGGTCGATGCGCTCACGGACCGCATGGAGTGATTTGTCTGGCGGGACGGCCACGGTGATGAGCTCGGTGCCCTCGCCACGGTAGTTTGTGAGCTGGTCGATTCGATCGCGGAGTTCGTACTCGGTGGTCTGCATTTGTCTCGGTGAAAGTGGCGTCGCTGCACGATGAGAAGGCGATACACCCGCCGGCGCCGCTACCAACTACGAAAGAACAGAGCAAGCGCTCATCGTCCGTACGTTCACCTGTTGCACCGGCGGTGTGTGGTGCATACTATGTCGTTCGTGACGGTGCAGGATAATGCTTCCGTCGAGACGGTTAGCGGTGGCCGAGAACGGATAGAAAGCCCTCGGCCGCTCGGCATCCCGCGACCCACGCTGCGCTCCTCGTGCCTGTGGTGCTTGCGGGGTCGGGGGACGACCGAAACGGCCTCGCCCTTTCTGAGTCAACCAGGATATCGGCTGTGTGACTGAGCGTCAAGCCCGGTTGAACAGGTTCTTTGTTACGGCCCGCCCCGCTCGCCGCTGCCGCCCTCCGCGTCGCTCGCGACCGACCATTCCGGGCGTGCGGGCGCTCTCCGCACCGCCCGCGCCCGTTCCGGGCTGAAATGCATGTGCCCTCGGCGCCAGCGGGTATCCCCGTCGGTTGCGCCCCTTGCGGGCTTTCGCGTTCCAGCGCTTTGTGCCGCCTGCGCTGTCGCGCGCCACACGGCGGCGCGCGTTCTCGACGACAGTTGCCCTGGACACGGTCCCGCGCATCGGACCGGACACGAGCGGGCATATCCCGCTGGACGCTTACTCCGGGCGGATCGGCGCGCGGTTCTGG contains:
- the prf1 gene encoding peptide chain release factor aRF-1, which gives rise to MQTTEYELRDRIDQLTNYRGEGTELITVAVPPDKSLHAVRERIDREYAQAANIKSDQTRTHVQDALGRIRRLLQAYEETPPSGLVIYAGVVDGELQDAVFDDLDVPVDVSLYRCAAEFETAPVEQALTPSEVYGLVVLERGRAALGRLAGERIVSSRTFESQVMGKSRAGGQSAQRFERERDRQKHEFFEQVADAAEQTFLDEPTVDGVILGGTTITVDEFQQDDYLHHELRDHILGVYPIEYATKQGLSQLVERAEDVLSDAERRREREALDRFFVALGQGGDVAYGADETQTALDYGAVDVLLVSDARPPAEIREMEAATTDQGGECLVVSTDTDRGAQFDTAFGGLGALLRFRIN